In the genome of Sebastes fasciatus isolate fSebFas1 chromosome 23, fSebFas1.pri, whole genome shotgun sequence, the window CTTCAGGGTGAGAAATCCAGATAAGTaagttagtgttagtgtttaCCAAAGCTAACTTGATGTAATAACTAAAATATTaccttaaagctagagttggttatgaaactagcaagagtacgctagatttaaaaaaatgatccaaccctGAACGCAGCACTATTCCAGCCAATCAGCAACAGGACAGGGGAAaggccatggatgtatgaagagaaagGCAGTGGGAGCGAGGGGGGGGGACAGTAAACCTGTAAATCAGGATTcatttttggtgtttttaaaCAACTAGGTAGCAGGGAGGTAAAGGAAATGTAATCACCGCCTTCTGTATTTTCTCTCAGACGCTTCATGGAGATGAAACACTACAGCGATGAGCTGCAGTCTCACACATCTCAGCTGCTCCGAGCACGAGCagtaagtctctctctctctctctgtttctctctctctctctgtttctctctctctctctgtttctctctctctctctgtttctctctctctctcgctggtcaggaaaaaacaataatttgtgTACTGAGATTGAAAgatcattcttgaccttggaaacagtagTTGATGAAAACAGTCGCCCCACAAGATGCATTCAGGAGCTAACTGACCAGAGTAGACTCAACATGTCATCACCTCAGTTCTTGTTCTTGAAGGAACTTGACACTGATTATTAATTTGTgtatacaaataaatgaaagtCCTCCTGACACCTGCTCGTTAGGCTGGAAATCTGAATCAAAACATATTCactatgttttttaattaacatctaAAGTTTCAGGTGTTTATTTCTGTGTCTTGTCTAGAGGGTGGCAGATCGTCTCTACGGTGTTTACAAGGTCCACGGGAACTACGGAAGAGTCTTCAGGTCCGATAAACAAGCACGTCATCATAAAGTATCTGcacatgacatcacaaataaggctttacaatctgttcaGCATCTCAATTTGGAAAACAGAAACAATCTAGTTTTACCCTCTGAGACCCTTTACTGTCTGTCAGAGGCTGAATCCATCGCCAAGTCATGCTAGcttgtgtaacaaatggtatcaaccccaaaattgctgcaacaacttatgagacataatagagcaaaTAAATAACACTGCATATCATTCATACTGGAAAACAAAACCTATTCTTCTCAAATGTGTGACAGACTCTCATTGCTaatttgcaaatgtgtgtgtgtacccgtGTGTTCACTGCAGCGAGTGGAGCgccatagagagagagatgggagacGGGCTGCAAAGTGCCGGTCATCATATGGATGCGTGAGTATCTGAGCCGTCATCATCCATCTATCTCTGTTATTatgcttttattacatttaggATTGTTGCTGCCACTACCAGCTGTGTGTtgcttgttttctttgtctgtAGATATGCTGCCTCAATAGATGATATCTTAGAAGAAGAGGAACATTATGCCGACCAACTGAAAGAGTATCTCTTCTATGCTGAAGCTCTGAGGTGAGACACAATGTTAGCAACATCTTTACAAAATATTGTAACGGCTCCGTGAACATCATAACGTCGAGGCTCGCcgtggtagtcggtgttacgCGCAGTGTTGATTTAATTCGTAAAACTATGATGAAATATGTTCGTCAATGACTTTCTTTCCACGACGATGACGAGACGCCGGTGTTAAACACTAACGGTGACAATATTAAACATGCAATATCGTTGACGATAAAAGAcgagactaaaatgtagtttaaaaaataaaaactcaaacacacacacaaaccgtCTCTTCCCTTCTTGTCTCAGTCCTCAGTCCTGATTCGTGCTACAATAATGCACAAAGTtggcagtttgttttggtttttgacgCATACGgagcggatatgacgtcacgttgctcagactacaacaataaaagcggtaacatacttctacctccgcatagactcaaatgaagacTCAAGTCTTTTTGCGACCCTAATCAGATCTGTGTTCATTGGATATTTACTCTCTGTGTTCCACTACGATGTCAAAGGCTTGTACTGGAGCATAAGAGCTGCatgatgtcatgatattatgtAGTAGGCTTTGCTTTGGCAGGGCAGTGTGCAGGAAACATGAGCTGACCCAATTTGAGCTTGAGATGGCCTCCCAGGACCTCATCTCCAAGAAGCAGCAGCATGAGGAGCTGGCTACGGGggtacactacactatactcaTAACTTCCTTTGTCTGTTACTCTTAAGCAAACCAAGCTAAGACCAAGATGTTAACAGCTTCCAAACTAACATACTTTTCTGTGTTTGTTCATCTTCCTTAGATTGTGCGGACGTTCTCCTTCAAAGGCATGACCAACAAGCTCTTTGGCCAAGAGGCGCCTGAGCAGAGGGAGGCCAGACTgaagctgctggaggagctgatAGCGGAGGGGGAAGAGGCCGTCAAGGACAAAACGCTCGAGTGCGAGTGAGTCGTGGTCACTGCTTAAAGGGTTAGGGTTCATCTGcgttctaaaaaaacaaaacgctcTGTCTGATCGGGTGCGGTGCGCCTCGCATATTCCACCTGCAAAGCGTGCCCTGTGTGATCGGGGCCTGACAGAGAATCACGTGTCTGTCCAtgattctatatatatatatataacatatttaaTATAGTTGATCTGTTTTCACCACAGAGAGCATGTTGAGAGGGCGTGGGTGGACATGCAGCGCTTCAAGGAGCAGAAAGACAAAGATCTGCGAGAAGCGCTCATCAACTACGCCGTCATGCAGATCAGCATGTGTAAAAAGGTACAGAGCAGCACATCTGAAGGTCACAGGACGGCCGTAGAGGTCATGTTTATGATAagtgttctctctctccctgcagggAATACAGATGTGGGGCAATGCCAAAGACTGTTTCCTGAAGATGTAAAGGTGAAGCCATATTCAAAGGATATCCACCCTCAGTGGTGGATGCTGGGAAATGATGCCAGTAAAGTAACATTGCGTATAAAGATAATGTAATTTCAAGTATTTACAGATAAAGGCGTTCATACGCGACTAATTTTCAGTCGTGATTTACATTCACTGTTAGGCAAGGCTTAGGGAGGTGGTGGATCACACAAAGCACATGACTGGGACACTGGAGACTCAATATTCAGCCAAGACCATTTCCTCTCACCTTCATGAGGCACTTTAACCGTTTTACatgaggccctgttcagacctggtattaacacgcgtcctgagtgatcccatcacaagagGACAGCTCttagtacgtctgttcacacctggcattagaatacgtctccacatgcgtctccagtgaccacgtgtgatccgatctcacttccccgctctatacgcaaataaacatgtagtaaacacacggctaatacagcagacattGTGACGTAATACTACATGAATGTccgtagtaatatcctacagggatgtcacgagaacccttcggtaccaagtcgatgccaaaatactaaaaacgtgacggtgcttgttttctacagtaccgaagtACGATACCTGCAGGGTCCGCAATGAACACCCGCCAAGCGCCAAATgcggctgcttctgtcctctgctctctgtcggagtttgacacacacacaacagcgccatgcagcagcgagatccagagatgcagagatccCGATCCTGATCCATGTTCaagaagaggattcactcgtggggggaaaaactgaactgaacaaactgaatttctatcttttgttgcttattgctaaatctctgaaaagtggtgttttgtttttttattattgaactctggactctgtaTTTCCGGTGCATGTTATcgggacttgcatttgattatcttacacttaactccccagatccactttgtttgaaccaattgtgcttgtgacttgcaaaacaatgacttggtcgcACCTTTGGTAGCCTTTACCCGgtgaaatgtcaccatgtcagtgaatttaaactactgcttgcaaaTCTGAGGATCTATATagacacatgtactgtatacattacaggggatttattgttgttttttttactgcggcatcgaatttggtatcgagaacgtggaaattcactggtactGGTAtggactactagatttctggtatcgtgacatccctagttgcaGTCTGGACTAATGATGCTCGTTAATCCATTATTTCTTGGTGAGCTCTTTGTGACACCGgagaacataaacacacaccagAATTTGATTTGTGGGTCCATGTGGCAATGAACCTGTCAAATGAATGCAGGAGTGTGAACCAAATTGGACCAGAACCGAAAGGCAGTAGTGTCTCATATGTTTCCTCGGTCCGAACCAAACGAACTGagctacaggtgtgaaagcGACTTGAGCAACATAAAGACGTCTAAAGTATGACGTAGTGCTCAACAGCTTTATGATAAAACATCTTAGTGGCGTtacatttcctcctcttccctccgcTGGGAGCTGATTCATGCATCAACATGTTGATGACATGTTGGTGACGTCCAGGTCGACGTATTGTACTCGATGTACAGTAAGCTGCACATAACATTCATGGTACTCAGTCTTAAGATTTGATTTAGTTTCATTGAATTCAACCTTCATATTTATTGACTGAATTGATTGtgtttaaataacattttatttcctgtttggAGGCTTGCCAGCAAtaagctttgtgtgtgtgtatatatgaagTTTTCATAACTCCATTTGTCCGTTCGTTAATATTTCAAGCTCTTGTTTCTTCtatttatttgaataaaaatgtgtCTGTATTTAGTTTTTCTTGTGTATTTTGATACGTTGACTAagaaatacacatttattaGATTTATTCTAACTTTACATGTAGAACACGTCATTtgacacacacatcacattgCATCAAAACAAAGCTCTGAATGTGTGGTAGAGGaatatggttttatttattaagtggatactgtatgtttaagaAAACAGGACAAGAATGCCTAACAGCTTTCTGCTGTTTCTCTCTTAATGTGATTCATTTTAAGCAGTTAACTGAGTAGAAACCTCCTAGAAATGTGTAGATGATGGCCACCGCAGCAGATCCGAATGCAAAGAACTGGAATTACAGATGTTCAGATCCTTTATTTACGCccactgtcaaagttaacaccataacaacatgtgttaactttgacagctctaaaatTAAGTATTCTAGGGCTCAGTAATGAACAAAAATGACTTGTATATGACGTGTGCAGTATAATTGTGTTAATCTACAAAGTAACTCCAGcagtaaattaaatatagtGAGTAAAAGTGGAGTAGTATGACAGAGTatcagagatttcgagaataaagtcataactttactagaaacAAATTAATTTCCTCCTCTACAAAAGAGGCAGTTTCCCCCAGCAGATCAGTGTGGTTCCTTCTTCAGAAATTcttctaaaataacacgtaaaattatttctttataatattattacgactttattcatataatattacgactttttttctcgtaaacgtctgactttattctcataatattacgacttttttctcataatactacgactttattctcataatattacatctttattctcataatattacgtctttattctcatattacatctttattctcatatcacgactttattctcataatattacgtcttttctcataatattacgacttttttctcataatactacgactttattctcataatattacatctttattctcataatattacatctttattctcatatcacgactttattctcataatattacatctttattctcatatcacgactctattctcataatattacgtctttattctcataatattacgtctttattctcataatatcacgactttattctcataatattacatctttattctcataatatcacgactttattctcataatattacgactttattctcgtaatattacgtctttattctgataatattacgtctttattttcataatattacgacttttttctcataatattacatctgtattctcataatatgatgtctttattctcataatattatgactttattcccgaaatctcagatttatttttttccctcaatatgACCCTGATACTCCATCAAAgagtagaaatataaacacgtactgatacactgcagtaattacactatccagaggaatcacctttttcagacactaaggaaggcaaaacatcacgacttttcagtgtcaggtctattggggaataaagcagataatatatacagtgaaattattcagtttttgagaaaaactgatttagttaaaagaatctagagttttcattataatttttttatttattttttatttattttttattttttttttagttctattttgtttctgcacaatcttcTGTTCCAAactccagtccagatggtggcggtaatgcacctctaagatggtttgccaaccgccaataaacaccaaagaagaagaagaagaagaacaagtgCCCTTTAAAACCACAATGCACTGCTGgctcagctgtcagactccttcCGGGTTTGGCTCCAGTTCTCCTCCACGTGTGAGTGTTTATCAGCCTCTGAATAATGTCAACAAACGGTAAAATGATGAATGAAGACGAGGAGTTCGAGGTGTTCGTGTCTCTCCACGCTGGAGCCCTGCAGTCCTCCAGAATCCCCCAAATCTACTGGAGGAGTCTGCACCATAAGATCACCAGTGAGgtctgtctgctgctcactTTACCTGCATTAGGCATCCTACCACACCTTAATGTGTGTGTAACATGTATTTCTGTAATGCAATGTTTAAATCGCTGCAGTCTAGTCgtggaataataaaaaaaacagcacagaaaTTTCAATTTTGTAGCAGTTTTAAAGTCTTTTCAGCTGCAGCCAGGCAGCACTGCTGATCTCTGCCAGActgcatgaataaatatatgaaataagGCAGAGAGTTATGACAAAATGATAAACCCGTTATTTAAGATAAACATAACCATAGCTTATGTTATGACTCAATATTCGGCTAAGTTCGGCTGAGTTAACTCCACCAATTTATCACAAAGGAAGGAAGTAGTGCCAAACTCCCATTTAAAAAATTAGGTTTTTCCACTTTTCCTTCATAGTTTGCACACAAAAACATCCGATACAGCATAGATAAAAACATTTACCAAATATGTATGTTCCCGGGGTAAATTCGGCATATAATTTTCCTACCAGTCGGTATTTTGTTTCAATGCAAATTCGATCTTTATAGTTCAGTTTTATCGTCTTTTCAGCTGCAGCCAGGCAGCACTGCTGAACTCCACCAGActgcatgaataaatatatgaaataagGCAGAAAGTTATGATAAATGATAAGCCTGTTATTTAAGATAAGCACAACTTTAGCTTATGTTATGACTCGATATTCGGCTAAATTCGGCTGAGTTAACTTCACAAATTTATCACAAAGGAAGGAAGTAGTGCCAAactccctttttaaaaaaatcagatttttccACTTTTCCTTCATAGTTTGCAAACAAAGACATCCGATACAGCATGGATAAAACCATTTACCAAATGTATATGTTCCTGGGGTGAATTCGGCATATAATTTATCCACCAATCTGTATTTTGTTTCAATGAAAATTCCATCTTTTTTAGTTCACACGCCCACTTCAGGGTACATTTGGTCTGCTAGCAGAACAGTGTTCTGCAAGAACTGGAAGAACTGGAAGTGCTGCTTTGGGGGTATTGGAGTTATGCCGATTTTAAGTTGAAGTGGAACTTATCATATTTTAAACGTGTTTAAACTCGTGTTGGCAGCGTGCTGAAGATGAGAAGCAACAGATTTTAAATTGACATGttttttaatggagtctggtggtgaCATGATGATGTTCTTTTGTGTGTCATAGATTTATGATGCTGGGGAAGTTTTTGGGATCATGCAGTTCCAacaagaaaaggaggaagatggagagactgaggagaggaagagggtcTATACTGGAGCAGTGATCAGCTGTAAAGTGGTGGTGACCAGGGAGACTGGGCTGCAGGCCTCAGAGCCCACCAGGTGAGGGAGCCACAGGACAGAACATACCCATTGACAGGATGGTTTATGGAAccctaggtcaggggtcagcaacctttaccaGCAAAAGAGctgttttaggcaacaaaaaaaaaaaaaatctgtctggagccgcaaaacatttgatcattgtgatgaaggtaacacagtttatagtctaagtatatagtatataagtctaatgcagtgagggacaaagagacaatgtactacggagtattaggaccacattgagggaaaaaacatctgagatttacagaataaagtcagaatattacgagaataaagtcgtttttttttagttagttATTTAATTACGAACACTTTGGAGCTCCTTAATTTTGCAGTGAAgcttaattaaaagaaaaagactgatatattgatttaaataaaaaaagcacttTTAAATTGAGTTTTTAAAAGATGAGCTTTTAAGCTGAACTCCGTCTCcatcatcttcttcctcctgcagTGTTTTCTTGGTGGATCACGCCTGGACGTACCGCACGGACGGCGCCCGTCAGCAGCTGGAGCAGATACCCGGCCTGCTGCCCAGAATGGCCTCCCTCATGGGGGTGGACTTCCACGGCGAGGCCCCCGACCCGGACGTGGTGGAGCTGGTGATGGAGCGCATGTGGAAGTACAACCAGACTTATAAACTCTCCGAGGGGGTACGTCAGAAAACACCATCGCTCTTACACTGCCGACGCTGCTTTGATACACCCAGAGATATTAAAGGGGATCGATACCTcggtattaataataaataataacgtctcatcatatttgctcaaagttaccgactgcagctttataAAATCTAAGATAGCAACACTCTTACATGCAGCCGAGCTCTCGTTCCTATtcagtaatgtaaatgtaaacccTCTGTGTCGTATATTATCCTGTCTTATGGGTTCACACGGGGATATCTGTCCTCGTTGTTTCTCGTGTGAAACCGTTGCTCCGTCAGTTCTCAGCAGATAAAGGCTGAGAAAGATCCTCCCTTATGAAACATCCAGTAGATAGGAGCTATGAAGGAGCAACTGTGtgttcatttaaaggtcccatatcaggctcatttccaggttcatacttgtattttgtgtttctaccagaccaggggtcagcaacctttaacctcctcctcttcctgttgtGTTCTCTCGTGCAGTCTCCGGAGGATAAAGTTCCCGTGTGGTACATCATGGATGAGTTCGGCTCCCAGGTGCAGCACTCCGACCGGCCCAGCTGCAGCATGGCTCCCTTCTACTACGCTCAGGGAGAGCTCACCTACTCCGTGCTCTGGCCTCTGCAGGACCTGCAGGAAGGAGGtgaccgcacacacacacatacacacacacacaccgcacacgcacacacatacacacacacacacacacacacagatagaggagggaggagggaggaggagggaggaggagggaggaggagggaggaggaggaggaggagaaaggaggaggagaaaggaggaggagaaaggaggaggaggaggaggaggaggaggaggaggaggaggaggaggaggaggaggaggaggaggaggaggaggaggaggaggaggatgatgatgatgatgatgcagtgaGTGAGCTGTGGCTCTGAGCGATAGCTGGTGACCGGCCTGTGACCTGCGGTATCTGGTAGCTCTGATTCTGCTGTAGCAACACATGGTGTTGGGGGGAGGGGAACATTATCAGAGGACGGTAAGATGAGCATTGCACCAAACTAACAGACGTAGATAATGTTATCTGAAGGTACctgaaaatggaaatgaataactgttttatgtttacattttcatttgtatttatcattgttgtaggtctatggcaCGAaggtacaacggagtattagggccacactgaggggAAAAAAGTAATCTGAgatttcttattttctttttttcatataaagttatgactttattctcgtaatattgtgactttattctgtaaatctcagatgttttttccctcaatgtggccctaatactccgtagtacattgtctctttggccctcactgcattagacttatatactatatacttagactataaactgagttaccttcatcacaatgatcacatgttttgtggctccagacagatttttttgttgttgcctaaaacggctcttttgatagtaaaggctgctgacccctgacctagcaGCAGTAGCTTATTTAAaccatatatttacatttataggCTACTGTATTGACTACATAGttggtaaatgtgtgtgttctaATCGAGGGGTCTTTGAAATTACACACGTTTCACCAAAAAGCCCCAGATGTCCCAGTTTTCCACCAGTACTTTAACGCAGCATGTGGATCTGTGGAGCTTGAGGCGTGAAAATAGTCTCAAGACTCAAATGTAACCTGGTCGGTGTGCTTCTCCTAAAGTAAACATTCCCACAAGATAAGACCACTCCTCTCAGAGGcccttttgccttttttttttttttgagagctACAGATTGTACGAGGTCAGAGAGTACTGAGAGACAACATTTCCATTATTAATCAATAGTCCTTTTACCTCCACAGATGAAGTAACCCGTGACTATACGTACGGAGAGCCAGACCCCCTGGTGAGACGATGCCGTCTGTTACCATGGATACCTGACGATCTAGAAGGCGTCAGCAGCGTCACCGCCGAGCCGTCGGACTCTCACTACGAGGTGAGGACTCCCTATCGGTATTTGCGGGTTCGatttgtatatattattattttatatatatatatatatataaaatataatttatattctatatatatatatatatatttattttatatataatataatatatataatataatatatatatatataatatatatatatatatttattttatatatatatattatatatatattatatacttatatagaatatatatgatatatatatatatatatatatatatatatatatatatatcatataatattGGCTGAATGCAAAAAGTAACCAAAGTATGTTGAAAGCAATTATTTAGCAGATTATTTTTCCTTTAAACAAGAGTTGGTCAGAAATGATGaatatttgtgattaattttggTCAAATAAGGAAGATTTTGATTATTTACCATGAAGATCAGTGTAACTGACTCGTATTTTTGGTGGTAAAAGTCTGTGAATGAAACACTGCATGATAGTGTTGGGTCATCAGCGTCCTGTGTCTGTCCCTCCAGGCCATCGCAGTGGAGAACAAGGAGCAGCTTCCTGTGGAAGTCCAGCCCTACACTGTCCCCGAGGACAAGATCCTCAAGTAAGAGTCTCACCTCAGCAGCTTAACATTATATTAACTTATACACAGTACACCTATgttgtattagggctgtcccgaatacagTTTTTTGgacttcgaagcttcggtgagaaatattcaaagtctcccgtctagatgttttaaagcctgaaaacaaacagagccatgaggaggagcagaagtctagttatctctcagaacacttgaattacaatatgctgaaaggttattatgggattttcgccaaatgatgctaaaaacatactgcctacttAAGCTTTAAGTGCCATTGCAAACCAATTCACGGCGAGAGGAAGTGGtttataaaaccctccaacagtgAATCTGCATCGATGCCGACTAAACCAGCCGCCCTCAGCGACGCCGTGCACGCCGTTTagtgttcgtcatggaacacgATCCGATACAaccggtacaaacatttactgtaaactgctcaaactaaaatagatatttcatttattctactttatcgTCAAGCAGACCTTATCAACTTAAAGTAAAtcgattgtatttaggatcaaatgtctcgtctagaaaacggtagacatgttcattagattgtaaagtgttgtatatttatacatatatatacaacatatatttatttatttattttccccctttatcagcagctataaccccataatttattataataatatattataattagcCAAAGGAGCCAAAGGAGAGATAGGACATGTCTTTTAAATTCAATTATAACCAGTTACAGTTAATCTATCCTGTCAGGTTTCTAAGACACAGCCCC includes:
- the LOC141761599 gene encoding sorting nexin-4-like, with amino-acid sequence MMAEDGREESVATDDDSDLTAADGSNSLNNTMVEEGSTLLRRMEICVAEAEKRNGKNTVNMQETFTVYLIETRPMDAVADGRNPAPDSLWRRYSEFELLRNYLLVTYPYIVVPPLPEKRAEFVWHKLSADNMDPDFVERRRVGLENFLLRVASHLVLSNDKILHHFLTEEHGWKEVVYETGFQAKADSRLRALSATFRVRNPDKRFMEMKHYSDELQSHTSQLLRARARVADRLYGVYKVHGNYGRVFSEWSAIEREMGDGLQSAGHHMDAYAASIDDILEEEEHYADQLKEYLFYAEALRAVCRKHELTQFELEMASQDLISKKQQHEELATGIVRTFSFKGMTNKLFGQEAPEQREARLKLLEELIAEGEEAVKDKTLECEEHVERAWVDMQRFKEQKDKDLREALINYAVMQISMCKKGIQMWGNAKDCFLKM